From a single Pseudoliparis swirei isolate HS2019 ecotype Mariana Trench chromosome 12, NWPU_hadal_v1, whole genome shotgun sequence genomic region:
- the slc30a1a gene encoding zinc transporter 1a: MDCEPNRLRLLCMLSLTFIFFIVEVVVSRMTSSLSMLSDSFHMLSDVIALIVALVAVRFAEKTHATNKNTFGWIRAEVMGALVNAVFLTALCFTIVLEAVERFTEPQEIDSPLVVAGVGAAGLLVNLLGLCLFRGHAGHGHSHGGHSHGNKNKRGKTGKSQKAGNGSSGEETNNLVGNHNSPGDVRLRNEIGCKDDTEVQINGNPHYEDMDHDAAGQLNMRGVFLHVLGDALGSVIVVVNSLIFTFVWQPCIEGEACVNRCINSHSTDHHHVNHTLVDLLDGPTVSAMKFAGPCWVLYLDPTLCIIMVCILLYTTYPLLKESALILLQTVPKQINVHGLNERLLCLDGVLAIHELHIWQLAGSRIIATAHIKCHDPTSYMEVAKRIKDFFHDEGIHATTIQPEFVTFTSESRDSLCELSCRTQCAPKLCCGSADKPNAGADRSASDDCRAVAGSALEVILETPEQAAVAQALPRSEAETTVTREVESSL, encoded by the exons ATGGATTGCGAGCCTAATCGTTTGCGGCTGCTCTGCATGCTCtcattgacttttattttttttattgtggaggtggtggtcaGTCGGATGACTTCATCCCTGTCGATGCTGTCGGACTCCTTTCATATGTTGTCGGACGTTATTGCGCTGATCGTGGCTCTGGTCGCGGTGCGTTTTGCCGAGAAAACCCACGCGACCAACAAAAACACCTTCGGGTGGATCCGGGCGGAGGTGATGGGGGCGCTCGTCAACGCCGTCTTCCTCACGGCGCTGTGCTTCACCATCGTCCTGGAGGCTGTCGAGCGGTTCACCGAGCCCCAGGAGATCGACAGCCCGCTGGTGGTCGCCGGAGTCGGTGCCGCGGGGCTTCTGGTCAACCTGCTCGGACTCTGCTTGTTCCGCGGCCACGCCGGCCACGGGCACTCGCACGGAGGTCACTCGCATGGGAATAAAAACAAGAGGGGCAAAACCGGTAAGTCCCAGAAGGCTGGCAACGGGTCTTCAGGAGAGGAAACGAACAACCTGGTGGGGAATCACAACAGCCCGGGTGACGTGAGACTGAGAAATG AAATCGGCTGTAAGGACGACACCGAAGTGCAGATCAATGGAAACCCCCACTATGAGGATATGGACCATGACGCCGCGGGGCAGCTCAACATGCGTGGCGTCTTCCTGCACGTCTTGGGCGACGCCCTCGGCTCCGTCATTGTGGTGGTCAATTCCTTAATATTTACCTTTGTGTGGCAGCCCTGCATAGAAGGCGAGGCCTGTGTGAACCGGTgcatcaacagccacagcaccGACCACCATCATGTCAACCACACTCTGGTGGACCTGCTGGACGGCCCCACCGTGTCGGCCATGAAGTTTGCGGGCCCTTGCTGGGTTCTCTACCTGGACCCCACCCTCTGCATCATCATGGTGTGCATCCTGCTGTACACCACCTACCCGCTGCTCAAGGAGTCCGCCCTCATCCTGCTGCAGACCGTGCCCAAGCAGATCAACGTGCACGGGCTCAACGAGCGCCTCCTCTGTCTGGACGGCGTCCTGGCGATCCACGAGCTGCACATCTGGCAGCTGGCCGGCAGTCGCATCATCGCTACGGCGCATATCAAGTGCCACGACCCCACGTCTTACATGGAGGTGGCGAAGCGCATCAAGGACTTCTTCCACGACGAGGGCATTCACGCCACCACGATCCAGCCCGAGTTCGTCACGTTCACCTCCGAGTCTCGGGACTCGCTCTGCGAGCTCTCCTGTCGGACTCAGTGCGCTCCCAAGCTGTGCTGCGGCTCTGCAGACAAGCCCAACGCCGGCGCCGACAGGAGCGCCAGCGACGATTGCCGGGCTGTCGCCGGTTCCGCCCTGGAGGTGATCCTCGAGACCCCGGAGCAGGCTGCAGTGGCGCAGGCGCTCCCTCGATCGGAGGCCGAGACCACCGTCACCAGAGAGGTGGAGTCGTCTCTGTGA